A single region of the Lineus longissimus chromosome 14, tnLinLong1.2, whole genome shotgun sequence genome encodes:
- the LOC135499107 gene encoding kynurenine aminotransferase-like isoform X2: MSNGKKLQLADRLKGTEGNVWVEFGKLAAENQATNLGQGFPDFMPPMYVVEALQEAVSGKNVLLNQYTRSYGHPRLVNALAKTFSHLMDRKIDAMNEVLVTVGAYGSLFCAVQGLINPGDEAVIIEPFFDCYGPMVTVAGGTPKFVPLRPKIKPGDKVISSKDWILDPDELAAAFSDKTKLIILNTPNNPVGKMYSLEEMEMVANLCKKHDAVCIADEVYEWLVYSDSQPHRKIATLPDMWERTITIGSAGKTFSVTGWKIGWAIAPANLMKCLNTMHQNCCYTCPTPIQEAVAIGFEHELSIIDNKKDCYFYNLAAELEPKRKVLAKSLQEAGMIPTIPEGGYFMMADTSNMKVDCEDGTDAPKDFKFVRWLCKNKKLAAIPPSAFYSKDHKHLAANMVRFCFIKKDETLESASKIIHDWVATM; this comes from the exons ATGTCCAACGGTAAAAAACTTCAACTGGCCGACCGCCTCAAGGGTACGGAGGGAAATGTCTG GGTTGAATTTGGTAAGCTTGCCGCCGAAAACCAAGCCACCAACTTGGGTCAGGGGTTCCCTGATTTCATGCCGCCAATGTACGTCGTGGAAGCCCTCCAGGAGGCTGTCAGTGGCAAGAACGTCCTCCTCAATCAGTACACGAGGAGTTAT GGCCACCCTCGTCTCGTCAACGCTCTCGCCAAGACCTTCTCTCACCTCATGGACCGCAAGATCGATGCCATGAATGAAGTGCTGGTCACCGTAGGAGCATACGGCTCCCTCTTCTGTGCCGTACAAGGACTCATCAACCCTGGTGACGAGGCTGTCATTATCGAGCCGTTCTTTGATTGCTATGGCCCCATGGTGACTGTCGCTGGAGGAACCCCGAAGTTTGTGCCACTTAGACCA AAAATCAAACCAGGCGATAAAGTCATATCGAGCAAAGATTGGATCCTGGACCCTGACGAGTTGGCTGCTGCCTTCTCCGATAAAACGAAGCTCATCATCTTGAATACACCCAATAACCCTGTAGGAAAG aTGTACAGTCTTGAAGAGATGGAGATGGTTGCCAACCTCTGCAAGAAGCACGATGCCGTCTGCATTGCCGATGAGGTCTATGAGTGGTTGGTCTACAGTGACAGTCAGCCTCATCGCAAGATCGCCACACTCCCCGACATGTGGGAGCGCACCATCACTATTGGGAGCGCCGGGAAGACTTTCAGCGTCACCGGGTGGAAGATTGGATGGGCCATTGCTCCGGCCAACTTGATGAA GTGCCTGAACACGATGCATCAGAACTGTTGCTACACGTGCCCCACACCCATCCAGGAGGCCGTCGCGATCGGATTCGAACACGAACTTTCTATCATTGACAACAAAAAGGACTGCTACTTCTACAACTTGGCGGCCGAACTCGAACCCAAGCGAAAAGTCCTGGCCAAGTCTTTACAGGAAGCTGGGATGATACCAACCATTCCAGAGGGCGGATATTTCATGATGGCTGACACGTCCAATATGAAGGTCGATTGCGAGGATGGAACAGATGCGCCGAAAGATTTCAAGTTTGTGAGATGGTTGTGTAAGAATAAG AAACTTGCCGCGATTCCGCCCAGTGCTTTCTACAGTAAGGACCACAAACACCTCGCTGCGAACATGGTCAGGTTCTGTTTTATCAAG AAAGATGAAACTCTGGAGTCTGCTAGCAAAATCATCCATGATTGGGTGGCTACCATGTGA
- the LOC135499107 gene encoding kynurenine aminotransferase-like isoform X1 has protein sequence MLRGVRGLISKQSRSVVSVVTQTSFANPIQATPTAVKILACSFSISTMSNGKKLQLADRLKGTEGNVWVEFGKLAAENQATNLGQGFPDFMPPMYVVEALQEAVSGKNVLLNQYTRSYGHPRLVNALAKTFSHLMDRKIDAMNEVLVTVGAYGSLFCAVQGLINPGDEAVIIEPFFDCYGPMVTVAGGTPKFVPLRPKIKPGDKVISSKDWILDPDELAAAFSDKTKLIILNTPNNPVGKMYSLEEMEMVANLCKKHDAVCIADEVYEWLVYSDSQPHRKIATLPDMWERTITIGSAGKTFSVTGWKIGWAIAPANLMKCLNTMHQNCCYTCPTPIQEAVAIGFEHELSIIDNKKDCYFYNLAAELEPKRKVLAKSLQEAGMIPTIPEGGYFMMADTSNMKVDCEDGTDAPKDFKFVRWLCKNKKLAAIPPSAFYSKDHKHLAANMVRFCFIKKDETLESASKIIHDWVATM, from the exons ATGCTGAGAGGCGTCCGGGGTCTGATCAGCAAACAGAGTAGATCAGTCGTGTCCGTCGTCACCCAAACTTCCTTTGCCAATCCAATCCAAGCCACACCCACCGCTGTGAAAATCCTCGCCTGTTCCTTTTCAATA TCCACTATGTCCAACGGTAAAAAACTTCAACTGGCCGACCGCCTCAAGGGTACGGAGGGAAATGTCTG GGTTGAATTTGGTAAGCTTGCCGCCGAAAACCAAGCCACCAACTTGGGTCAGGGGTTCCCTGATTTCATGCCGCCAATGTACGTCGTGGAAGCCCTCCAGGAGGCTGTCAGTGGCAAGAACGTCCTCCTCAATCAGTACACGAGGAGTTAT GGCCACCCTCGTCTCGTCAACGCTCTCGCCAAGACCTTCTCTCACCTCATGGACCGCAAGATCGATGCCATGAATGAAGTGCTGGTCACCGTAGGAGCATACGGCTCCCTCTTCTGTGCCGTACAAGGACTCATCAACCCTGGTGACGAGGCTGTCATTATCGAGCCGTTCTTTGATTGCTATGGCCCCATGGTGACTGTCGCTGGAGGAACCCCGAAGTTTGTGCCACTTAGACCA AAAATCAAACCAGGCGATAAAGTCATATCGAGCAAAGATTGGATCCTGGACCCTGACGAGTTGGCTGCTGCCTTCTCCGATAAAACGAAGCTCATCATCTTGAATACACCCAATAACCCTGTAGGAAAG aTGTACAGTCTTGAAGAGATGGAGATGGTTGCCAACCTCTGCAAGAAGCACGATGCCGTCTGCATTGCCGATGAGGTCTATGAGTGGTTGGTCTACAGTGACAGTCAGCCTCATCGCAAGATCGCCACACTCCCCGACATGTGGGAGCGCACCATCACTATTGGGAGCGCCGGGAAGACTTTCAGCGTCACCGGGTGGAAGATTGGATGGGCCATTGCTCCGGCCAACTTGATGAA GTGCCTGAACACGATGCATCAGAACTGTTGCTACACGTGCCCCACACCCATCCAGGAGGCCGTCGCGATCGGATTCGAACACGAACTTTCTATCATTGACAACAAAAAGGACTGCTACTTCTACAACTTGGCGGCCGAACTCGAACCCAAGCGAAAAGTCCTGGCCAAGTCTTTACAGGAAGCTGGGATGATACCAACCATTCCAGAGGGCGGATATTTCATGATGGCTGACACGTCCAATATGAAGGTCGATTGCGAGGATGGAACAGATGCGCCGAAAGATTTCAAGTTTGTGAGATGGTTGTGTAAGAATAAG AAACTTGCCGCGATTCCGCCCAGTGCTTTCTACAGTAAGGACCACAAACACCTCGCTGCGAACATGGTCAGGTTCTGTTTTATCAAG AAAGATGAAACTCTGGAGTCTGCTAGCAAAATCATCCATGATTGGGTGGCTACCATGTGA
- the LOC135499106 gene encoding uncharacterized protein LOC135499106: MDETEMLHMVCESEDGPYVKEEEDEEDIEYFKEEPVEEEEDYFETGFLVKQEVLSEDEGVNEEDTMFAADVNRVKPEYEESLFIKIEPKPESEQKSVNAQILQMLKRKQETDKALRSAQRHAPPRPIQPKPIQPKPTTSTPPPTPNTPSSSPYQAHTICYRDSQTPPVLSNPSAPVTNPAGCLVFEGPKPTVRCRSQNTALRQRGRQRKIHKEAEVDATPPPLTVKPDRCKRQRKKKDLDDVSYVQTPPLTVTQIPGNMSAITSQGVLQNSSSMTQSGPGTIPAGALLQVPGLPKEMMLVPVLQGNQLMFMPQAVPGAMATNQIATGNAAMATGQIATGNDTMATGQIATGNTAKATGQVAAGNGTMATGQMTLGKSVQGNQVVFMSQAAPVPMATGQILSQTGIRATGQLLSPTGTMATGQFLSQTGTMAMGPILSPTGNMTTGQIVSQTETMATGQFLSQTGTMAMGPILSPTGNMTTGQIVSQTGTMATGQIVSGTGMVATGPIMSQPRTMTTGRIVSQTGTMATAQIVRQTGIMSVGQVSVGNNLQGNKVMLLPKSIVGPGQLVSQAGGNQVMLLPPGQTTNQSAANPFVIIPNNPHVAMATNKPQVGPNHVLMLPGTTVSKSTFQTATTSSGIAMTPTSQPRSRINSVVLPGVTDASVTTSQTVTSSATMATKQHQVGTNPVVPATTAVQTSTAQSLTRMTTRATTCTAMKSLLTKETITEACKRRRRSKLVPMEDSSGKNSPQPVSSSKTIQTMFQEDRKRRRKSELVPKEDFSSDETLRCPQKKLLKLPRQILPKPVVVSQTVEEPVLNKIMNWPSMFPETSVVEESDHNLVLPPVMIRTFTVPTAVTNSSSSNPLDSSVQTALPIKTSLVRLNPKPATTVDPLSSETSNTAPRKHQHILSKDEILPTDDFTRRARKFCEQYVKLIMYFDSDYECDLCSQLFETKHHLALHVYEHTDDDINTFLNAAFSASRDSNNGQTERLVCDQCSQEFECETNLRNHQKVHTCDPVVIQRKTCKKGIIDEAKISKMVAKIEIDPEFCMGVDVARNDKKRKGLNLRDLANAILKPLRPPEADNLDPPKVMVVDNPGNQYPDPAAYCCRQCLIVFENFDDLVEHMSLHDEEGVAIATTYEKVGVKSEQRSYDNVDPSKNKLLKKIKTEAGESVPVTSEDMLQWRKVLFNNIATDTEQKYDCISCSETIYGRTSFLIHLVCHGIFDRGSYYCNECWKAVFVDYNDLVCHRRSCPSNSNSDPNLKCKICDAKKFEIPCELDQHYRDTHKVDFPYVCTRCPFVSSVYLDFASHEEFHADLTQSTMFTCLECGEKFEAREEYEEHERSEHGLRNTGAVEFQFKCEFCDSGFTVKEQLEYHIDLRHIKGRTSETENAIADPGSCAGEKPPDGHTFRCKGCPKTYKNQTSYESHVKAYPLGQFRCSQCTEVFEMFCGLLSHRRSHEKRRKNASLLMNLFCKKCGKLFRSSWPSRLKWHEKTCSGHKSEDQCKKVSTHLKPNAVGFKADTPLNFIQVCNSVENSQILGTKPGLKTGDESSTNHNCHPAVILTKQSEQFTCLVCGEKFESEGDIELHDRTKHGGGNTSAEKSVVDQFRCGHFEKGFNFALDKNQHIGLVHSQETVTNECVQHTGNHAEAPPDSLIYHCAECRKTFKSRAFYEAHMQANPIGQYKCSDCTHLPIFERICGLTSHTRTMHRNKISRISFKKTTHNRKEAEGNFSCSECLLTFQKRVYYDAHILAHPVGRFPCLECPGLQVFERMCGLKWHKRSHPQRRGIRPKISGEKVSSFSKDAVENISSVTTVESKQVSGKNLNSIVPAADSALSGPISASYTKLGEVQGALPRTIKFHFVLTPPVRLPPRVSVPSSSNIDTQAGNDDGKISGATVAKEKRLSSWKNSRKARKVAKKVQMIFECDQCGKRFARHSTLVSHKATRHDDYTDDETDVESGAWSVDSCHGDGGSVHDKVDALSQRQVGEAQPNLKKNYIYKCDQCSKSFARRSALVSHKATHHDDSTDDDGTDVVECGGGDSDNDVMDPLLHHGGPSSTSGNEAH, translated from the exons ATGGATGAAACAGAAATGTTGCATATGGTCTGTGAGTCGGAAGATGGACCGTAtgtcaaagaagaagaagatgaagaagatataGAGTATTTCAAAGAAGAACcggttgaagaagaagaagattattTTGAGACAGGCTTTTTAGTCAAACAGGAGGTCCTGAGTGAAGACGAGGGAGTGAATGAGGAGGATACCATGTTTGCTGCTGATGTGAACAGGGTCAAG CCAGAGTACGAGGAAAGTCTTTTCATCAAGATCGAACCAAAACCAGAATCAGAACAGAAGTCGGTCAATGCTCAGATTCTTCAAATGTTGAAGAGGAAACAAGAAACAG ACAAAGCTCTGAGATCAGCACAACGGCACGCACCTCCAAGACCAATCCAGCCAAAGCCGATACAACCGAAACCAACAACATCAACTCCTCCTCCGACGCCAAATACACCTTCTTCCAGTCCATACCAAGCTCACACCATATGTTACAGAGACTCTCAAACACCTCCTGTTTTGTCTAATCCATCTGCTCCCGTGACAAATCCAGCTGGGTGTCTGGTTTTCGAAGGTCCGAAACCAACCGTACGTTGCCGTAGTCAGAATACTGCTCTTCGTCAACGTGGCCGTCAAAGAAAAATACATAAAGAGGCGGAAGTTGATGCAACGCCTCCCCCTCTGACAGTGAAACCAGACCGTTGTAAACGTCAACGGAAAAAAAAAGATCTAGATGATGTATCATATGTCCAAACACCACCTCTGACCGTGACACAAATTCCTGGTAATATGTCGGCAATAACGTCGCAAGGTGTGTTGCAAAACAGTAGTTCGATGACCCAAAGTGGTCCTGGAACAATCCCTGCCGGTGCTTTACTTCAAGTCCCTGGGCTGCCCAAGGAAATGATGTTGGTGCCTGTTCTCCAGGGGAACCAATTGATGTTTATGCCACAGGCTGTCCCTGGGGCCATGGCAACTAATCAGATAGCTACAGGGAATGCTGCCATGGCAACTGGTCAGATAGCTACCGGGAATGATACAATGGCAACTGGTCAGATAGCTACAGGGAATACTGCCAAGGCAACTGGTCAGGTTGCTGCAGGAAATGGTACCATGGCAACTGGCCAGATGACTTTAGGGAAGTCAGTCCAAGGAAATCAAGTGGTGTTTATGTCGCAAGCTGCTCCTGTACCTATGGCAACTGGCCAGATTTTGAGCCAAACTGGGATAAGAGCAACTGGTCAGCTTCTGAGCCCAACTGGGACCATGGCAACTGGCCAATTTCTGAGTCAAACTGGGACTATGGCCATGGGTCCGATTTTGAGCCCAACTGGAAATATGACAACTGGCCAAATTGTGAGCCAAACTGAGACAATGGCAACTGGCCAATTTCTGAGTCAAACTGGGACTATGGCCATGGGTCCGATTTTGAGCCCAACTGGAAATATGACAACTGGCCAAATTGTGAGCCAAACTGGGACAATGGCAACTGGCCAGATTGTGAGCGGAACTGGAATGGTTGCAACAGGTCCAATTATGAGCCAACCTCGAACTATGACAACTGGCCGGATTGTTAGCCAAACTGGGACAATGGCAACTGCCCAGATTGTGCGCCAAACTGGGATAATGTCAGTAGGCCAGGTTTCTGTTGGGAATAATCTTCAAGGAAACAAAGTAATGCTCCTGCCCAAGTCCATTGTTGGGCCTGGCCAGTTGGTGAGCCAAGCTGGTGGAAATCAGGTGATGCTCTTGCCTCCAGGCCAGACAACAAACCAGAGTGCAGCTAATCCGTTTGTAATCATACCTAATAATCCTCATGTAGCTATGGCAACTAACAAACCCCAGGTTGGTCCGAATCATGTTTTGATGTTGCCGGGGACAACTGTTTCTAAGTCAACTTTCCAGACTGCCACTACCTCAAGTGGCATTGCAATGACTCCAACAAGTCAACCTCGGTCCAGGATAAACTCTGTTGTGTTGCCTGGGGTGACTGATGCTTCTGTCACGACCTCACAGACCGTCACGTCAAGTGCAACCATGGCAACCAAACAACACCAAGTTGGAACAAACCCTGTTGTGCCAGCGACTACTGCTGTTCAGACATCAACTGCACAAAGTCTTACTCGAATGACTACTCGGGCTACGACTTGTACAGCAATGAAGTCATTGTTGACAAAGGAGACAATTACAGAAGCTTGTAAACGCCGTCGAAGGAGCAAACTCGTACCAATGGAGGATAGCTCGGGGAAGAATTCACCGCAACCAGTTTCGTCGTCGAAGACGATTCAAACGATGTTCCAAGAAGACCGTAAACGACGGAGAAAGAGCGAGTTGGTCCCGAAGGAAGATTTTTCATCTGACGAAACCCTGAGATGTCCTCAAAAGAAACTACTAAAATTGCCACGGCAAATTCTTCCGAAACCAGTTGTAGTAAGCCAGACGGTTGAAGAACCGGTTCTGAATAAGATCATGAATTGGCCGTCAATGTTTCCAGAAACCAGTGTTGTTGAAGAATCTGATCATaatctggtgctgccacctgtcatGATAAGGACTTTTACTGTGCCGACTGCAGTTACGAACAGTTCCTCCTCAAATCCGCTGGATTCCAGTGTGCAAACAGCCTTGCCGATTAAGACCTCATTGGTCAGGTTGAACCCCAAACCAGCTACAACTGTTGACCCCTTGTCTTCTGAAACGTCCAACACTGCGCCTAGAAAACACCAGCATATTTTATCAAAAGATGAGATATTGCCAACAGATGACTTTACCAGGCGCGCCAGGAAATTTTGTGAGCAATATGTGAAACTTATCATGTACTTTGACAGTGATTATGAATGTGATCTTTGCTCACAGCTCTTTGAGACCAAGCACCACTTAGCATTGCATGTTTATGAACACACCGATGACGACATAAATACGTTTCTAAACGCCGCATTCTCGGCCAGCAGGGATTCGAATAACGGGCAGACGGAGCGTCTTGTTTGCGATCAATGTAGCCAGGAGTTTGAATGTGAAACAAATCTCCGAAATCACCAGAAGGTCCACACATGTGACCCAGTAGTGATCCAACGCAAGACTTGTAAGAAGGGGATAATTGATGAGGCAAAGATCAGTAAAATGGTAGCGAAGATCGAAATTGATCCCGAATTCTGCATGGGTGTCGATGTTGCAAGAAATGATAAGAAAAGGAAAGGCTTGAATTTGCGTGATCTTGCCAATGCGATTTTGAAGCCCTTGCGTCCGCCAGAAGCTGATAACCTTGACCCTCCAAAGGTCATGGTTGTTGACAATCCTGGAAATCAGTATCCGGATCCAGCCGCATATTGTTGTCGCCAATGTTTAatagtttttgagaattttgacGATCTCGTTGAGCATATGAGTTTGCATGATGAAGAGGGtgttgccatagcaaccacGTACGAAAAAGTTGGTGTAAAATCGGAGCAGAGATCATACGATAATGTCGACCCTTCGAAGAATAAActactgaaaaaaatcaaaacagaagCCGGTGAATCTGTACCAGTTACTTCTGAAGACATGCTCCAGTGGAGGAAAGTGCTATTCAATAACATAGCGACTGATACGGAACAAAAATATGACTGCATAAGTTGTTCTGAAACTATATATGGGCGCACATCGTTCCTTATTCATTTAGTGTGCCACGGCATCTTTGATAGAGGGAGCTACTACTGCAACGAATGCTGGAAGGCAGTTTTCGTTGACTACAACGACTTGGTCTGCCATCGACGTTCGTGTCCGTCAAATAGCAATTCAGATCCGAATCTGAAATGTAAAATATGCGATGCAAAGAAGTTTGAGATTCCGTGTGAACTGGATCAACATTACAGAGACACTCACAAGGTGGATTTCCCTTACGTATGTACGCGCTGCCCCTTTGTTTCGTCAGTCTACTTGGACTTTGCTAGTCATGAAGAATTTCATGCAGATTTGACCCAATCGACTATGTTCACATGCCTTGAGTGTGGTGAGAAGTTTGAAGCCCGGGAGGAGTATGAGGAGCATGAGAGGAGTGAACATGGTTTGAGAAATACCGGCGCTGTGGAGTTTCAGTTCAAATGCGAGTTTTGTGATAGTGGGTTTACCGTGAAGGAACAACTTGAGTACCACATCGATTTGAGACATATTAAGGGGAGGACATCAGAGACAGAGAATGCTATAGCTGATCCTGGGAGTTGTGCAGGAGAGAAGCCACCTGATGGTCATACCTTCCGATGCAAGGGATGCCCAAAAACGTATAAGAATCAAACGTCATATGAGTCGCATGTTAAAGCCTATCCCCTTGGTCAGTTCAGATGCAGTCAGTGCACGGAGGTGTTTGAGATGTTCTGTGGGTTATTGTCGCACAGACGTTCTCATGAAAAGAGACGAAAAAATGCCTCCTTGTTGATGAACTTATTTTGTAAGAAATGTGGGAAGTTATTCAGATCCTCTTGGCCTTCAAGATTGAAATGGCATGAAAAAACCTGCAGCGGTCACAAGTCTGAAGACCAATGCAAAAAGGTGTCTACTCATCTGAAGCCGAATGCGGTGGGTTTTAAAGCAGACACCCCACTTAATTTCATTCAAGTTTGTAATTCTGTCGAAAACTCACAAATATTGGGGACGAAACCTGGTTTGAAAACAGGTGATGAGTCGTCGACAAATCATAACTGTCACCCTGCAGTGATATTGACCAAGCAAAGTGAGCAGTTCACATGCCTAGTGTGTGGTGAGAAATTTGAATCTGAGGGCGATATTGAGTTGCATGATCGGACCAAACATGGTGGTGGAAATACGTCGGCGGAAAAGTCTGTAGTTGACCAGTTCAGATGTGGCCactttgaaaaaggattcaATTTTGCGTTGGACAAAAACCAGCACATAGGGTTAGTACATTCTCAGGAGACTGTGACAAACGAGTGTGTGCAGCACACCGGGAATCATGCAGAGGCACCGCCAGACAGTCTCATTTATCACTGCGCGGAGTGTCGAAAAACATTTAAGAGTCGTGCATTTTACGAGGCGCATATGCAAGCGAATCCGATTGGTCAATACAAATGCAGTGACTGCACACACCTGCCCATATTTGAAAGAATATGCGGACTAACGTCACATACACGTACCATGCATAGAAATAAAATCTCACGGATTTCGTTTAAGAAGACGACTCATAATCGTAAAGAGGCTGAAGGGAATTTTAGCTGCTCCGAGTGTCTGTTAACATTTCAGAAGCGAGTGTATTATGACGCTCACATTCTGGCCCACCCGGTTGGTAGGTTCCCATGCCTCGAGTGCCCGGGCCTACAGGTATTTGAGAGGATGTGTGGATTGAAGTGGCATAAACGTTCTCACCCGCAACGAAGGGGAATAAGGCCAAAAATTTCAGGTGAAAAGGTGTCCAGTTTTAGCAAAGACGCTGTGGAGAATATCAGCAGTGTTACTACTGTAGAAAGCAAGCAAGTTtctgggaaaaatttgaatagtatTGTACCAGCTGCTGATAGTGCTCTTTCAGGGCCGATCTCTGCTTCATATACAAAACTTGGTGAGGTGCAGGGGGCGTTACCTCGGACGATAAAATTCCACTTCGTTCTCACACCTCCAGTGCGACTGCCCCCTAGAGTCAGTGTGCCTAGCTCTAGTAACATTGATACCCAGGCAGGTAACGATGATGGTAAGATCTCAGGCGCTACGGTGGCAAAAGAAAAAAGGCTGAGTTCTTGGAAAAATTCCAGGAAGGCGCGAAAAGTTGCAAAAAAAGTGCAAATGATTTTTGAATGTGATCAGTGTGGTAAAAGATTTGCACGTCATTCGACATTAGTCTCGCACAAGGCGACGCGTCATGATGATTATACTGATGATGAGACTGATGTGGAGTCTGGAGCGTGGTCAGTGGATAGTTGCCATGGTGATGGTGGATCTGTTCATGATAAAGTGGACGCCTTGTCGCAACGTCAGGTGGGAGAAGCACAaccgaatttgaaaaaaaactataTCTATAAATGTGACCAGTGTAGCAAAAGTTTTGCGCGTAGGTCGGCGCTCGTCTCGCACAAAGCGACACATCATGATGATAGTACTGATGACGATGGGACTGATGTGGTGGAATGTGGGGGTGGTGATTCTGACAATGATGTGATGGACCCATTATTGCATCATGGTGGTCCTTCTTCAACTTCAGGAAACGAGGCGCATTGA